One genomic region from Arthrobacter sp. YN encodes:
- a CDS encoding TetR/AcrR family transcriptional regulator → MSTTEPVPAGTAEKKLRPGRTNATKQRLFEASMELIGERGAAGVTVDEIAAAAGVSKGTVYYNFGSKSDLIAQLLRHGVDIMLVRLQDVRGQASDPLESMNNMVGQAMEFMDDYPSFARLWVSENWRTPGEWSAVFAELRAELLAVIGSAVESVASGYKVNESIARGSLEAAIFGAIFVVGLDRQTYNPERTREQSVAAVMTIMHGYVIK, encoded by the coding sequence ATGAGCACCACCGAGCCCGTCCCCGCCGGCACTGCAGAGAAGAAGCTCCGCCCCGGCCGCACCAACGCCACCAAGCAGCGTCTGTTCGAGGCCTCCATGGAATTGATCGGCGAGCGCGGCGCCGCAGGGGTCACGGTGGACGAGATCGCGGCCGCGGCTGGTGTCTCCAAGGGGACTGTCTATTACAACTTCGGCAGTAAGTCGGACCTGATTGCCCAGCTGCTTCGGCACGGTGTGGACATCATGCTGGTCCGGCTCCAGGACGTTCGCGGACAGGCCAGCGACCCCTTGGAATCCATGAACAACATGGTGGGCCAGGCCATGGAATTCATGGACGACTACCCCTCCTTCGCCCGCCTGTGGGTCAGTGAAAACTGGCGCACGCCCGGCGAGTGGAGCGCCGTGTTCGCCGAACTCCGGGCTGAGCTCCTGGCCGTGATTGGTTCGGCCGTGGAAAGCGTTGCGTCCGGGTACAAGGTCAACGAGTCCATTGCCCGGGGTTCACTGGAGGCAGCGATCTTCGGAGCGATCTTCGTGGTGGGACTGGACCGTCAGACGTACAACCCGGAACGGACCCGCGAGCAGAGCGTGGCCGCCGTGATGACCATCATGCACGGATACGTTATCAAGTAG
- a CDS encoding YhgE/Pip domain-containing protein: MTVLRLARSELKRMTGGLLPKLTILALTMVPLLYGAVYLYANWDPYGNLNQIDAALVVEDTGATSSDGTELQAGRKVADSLVEGHVFNWKPVSSAEDADAGVRTGEYAFALRIPKDFSANLVSPGSFDAANQAMLHVTTNDANNYLLSTIVDKLTTAVHSTVAKEVGEETANQLLTGFGTIHASIVKAADGASELATGVGKLSDGATTLHGGTTELVTGADQLVAGQTKLRDGAVQLNTGASQLSSGLTELKNKTATLPADSRKLADGAAQVAAGNAELNAKVQDVVGQLEAADKGLRNRVVESNARLVAAGVLTQEQAAKVLADFDAAAASSPVTDAKAKISGDAAKIQQLSDGSAAVSAGAAKLAGATPTLTDAISKAAAGAGQLNTGAATLAAGQQTALDGAAKLDDGARQLDDGAGQLASGAVTAADGSNTLATELAKGAGDIPNPNDEQKSSVSKVIADPVAVDNVSQAKAGSYGAGLAPFFLTLALWIGVFMLVQAMRPITQRALASNAPAWKIAVGGWLPFFVVSVLQATILTLVVNLGLGLNPAHPIGMWLFMLAAVMAFSAIIQGIVALMGTPGKFVVLILLVLQLVSSGGTFPWQTTPMPLHVVHEVLPMGYVVTGMRHLIYGGELSMIWPTVLGLLGYTLLGMALSTLAVRKHKVWTLKTLKPEIAV, from the coding sequence GTGACTGTTCTGCGGCTCGCCCGCTCCGAACTCAAGCGCATGACCGGCGGGCTCCTGCCCAAGCTGACCATCCTCGCCCTGACCATGGTCCCGTTGCTGTACGGCGCCGTGTACCTCTATGCGAACTGGGATCCGTACGGCAACCTGAACCAGATCGACGCCGCGCTGGTGGTGGAGGACACGGGAGCAACGTCGTCGGACGGCACCGAACTGCAGGCCGGCCGGAAAGTGGCTGACAGCTTGGTGGAGGGACACGTCTTTAACTGGAAGCCGGTCTCCAGCGCCGAGGATGCAGACGCCGGTGTCCGTACGGGTGAGTACGCCTTCGCGCTGCGCATCCCCAAGGACTTCTCCGCCAACCTGGTCTCGCCCGGCAGCTTCGACGCCGCCAACCAGGCCATGCTGCACGTCACCACCAACGACGCCAACAACTACCTTTTGAGCACCATCGTGGACAAGCTCACCACAGCGGTTCACTCCACAGTGGCCAAGGAGGTGGGCGAGGAAACGGCAAACCAGCTCCTCACAGGCTTCGGAACCATCCATGCCTCCATCGTCAAAGCCGCGGACGGAGCCTCGGAACTTGCCACAGGCGTGGGAAAGCTCAGCGACGGCGCCACAACACTCCACGGCGGCACCACGGAACTGGTGACCGGCGCCGACCAACTCGTGGCCGGACAGACCAAACTGCGGGACGGCGCGGTCCAGCTCAATACCGGCGCCAGCCAGCTGAGCTCAGGCCTCACCGAACTGAAGAACAAGACGGCCACACTGCCTGCGGACTCCAGGAAACTCGCCGACGGCGCAGCCCAAGTAGCCGCCGGAAACGCCGAGCTGAACGCGAAAGTCCAGGACGTCGTCGGGCAGCTTGAAGCGGCAGACAAAGGCCTCCGGAACCGGGTGGTCGAGTCCAACGCGCGGCTGGTCGCGGCCGGTGTGCTGACGCAGGAGCAGGCCGCCAAGGTCCTGGCGGACTTCGACGCCGCCGCGGCATCGAGCCCCGTGACGGACGCGAAGGCCAAGATTTCCGGCGACGCCGCCAAGATCCAGCAACTCTCGGACGGCTCGGCTGCCGTGAGCGCCGGAGCCGCCAAACTCGCCGGCGCCACGCCGACACTCACCGACGCGATTTCGAAAGCCGCCGCAGGTGCCGGACAGCTGAACACCGGCGCAGCCACACTGGCCGCCGGACAGCAGACCGCTTTGGACGGCGCGGCCAAGCTCGACGACGGTGCCCGCCAACTGGACGACGGCGCTGGACAGCTTGCCAGCGGCGCAGTGACTGCAGCCGATGGTTCAAACACCCTCGCCACCGAACTCGCCAAGGGTGCAGGAGATATCCCCAACCCGAACGATGAGCAGAAAAGCAGCGTGTCCAAGGTGATTGCTGATCCCGTGGCGGTGGACAACGTCTCGCAGGCCAAGGCAGGCTCTTACGGCGCCGGACTCGCCCCGTTCTTCCTGACCCTGGCACTGTGGATCGGCGTCTTCATGCTGGTCCAGGCCATGCGGCCCATCACCCAGCGGGCCCTGGCGTCGAACGCCCCTGCCTGGAAAATCGCCGTCGGAGGCTGGCTGCCGTTCTTCGTGGTCTCGGTGCTGCAGGCCACCATCCTCACTCTCGTGGTGAACCTTGGCCTGGGCTTGAACCCCGCACACCCCATCGGCATGTGGCTGTTCATGCTGGCCGCGGTGATGGCCTTCAGCGCAATCATCCAGGGCATCGTGGCGCTGATGGGGACACCCGGCAAGTTCGTGGTGCTGATCCTGTTGGTCCTGCAGCTGGTGTCCTCGGGCGGAACGTTCCCGTGGCAAACCACCCCCATGCCGCTGCACGTGGTGCACGAGGTCCTGCCCATGGGCTACGTGGTGACCGGCATGCGGCACTTGATCTACGGAGGTGAGCTCAGCATGATCTGGCCCACTGTCCTGGGCCTGCTTGGATACACTTTGCTGGGAATGGCGTTGTCCACGCTCGCCGTCCGCAAGCACAAGGTGTGGACCCTCAAGACGCTGAAGCCGGAGATCGCAGTATGA